A window from Mangifera indica cultivar Alphonso chromosome 2, CATAS_Mindica_2.1, whole genome shotgun sequence encodes these proteins:
- the LOC123209286 gene encoding disease resistance protein UNI-like isoform X1 codes for MRQFFFFFSDCGGESLLPQKAKDRSIIRDEFRAILFSFLPSIDHYSSSISRQQKTLKIYIMEIVTSCVSSISEIIFSRLFKAAGRQIGYLLNYNDNIEALRNQAQQLKGTRDSMQLRIHAAERNREIILPDVQTWISKVDDVSAEAEKFFEDEGNVNKMCFKGWCINVRSRYRFSNVAKQKITVITQLQEGGTFQAISQPALPPSSIIVPTVGFSGIFESRESIKNEIMEALKDDKVSIIGICGMGGVGKTTLVKQVGKQAEEEKLYDSVVFVVVSQTPNIMEIQKAIAYKLDLKSLSDIPESARASSLWQRIKQEKRILMILDDVWGEIELAEIGIPFGKDHGGCKIVLTSRSENVCDEMDCDKTYIVKTLSEQESWELFKEHVGMDVENSIRSSIAKDVVAECNGLPLAIVTIAKTLKNKNEHVWKDVARQLKMSAYTDIPGMQRNVISSLELSIKYLESDDAKSLFFFCSVFSEDFEIPIEVLVTYGVALRWFKNVETMKDVRHRVHAIVSTLTSSFLLIYGKHRYNMEEYVKLHDVVRDVAHIIAPKYNQIFLVKAGTGLKKWPNRDTYEDLTCISLMSNDIKEVSDMMECPKLQSLLLQGNSKMVFPNNFFQGMKDLRVLDLSKTQLLPLPESLSLLANLRTLYLNGCELGDLSIIGQLSKLEIFSLNDSNVREIPISFNQLIHLRLLDLNGCEELARIAHGVISSLCKLEELYVLRSFEHWDSEGDEGGLRNNAKLAELQSLSRLTSLKIIIPNLNFLIDNDVPFKNLSNFAIIIGGVGRFEKVNFMIGSKEYSRKLLMSNDDKVMISGLINCLKNLVIEQTEYLEVGWCKSMVYVFDCEVLKVTYGKTKLLSSLKELHLKYLPNMTHIWKGETQYINLCNLKRIKLWMCPKLVKIFSQDLLQSLICLEEMEICSCDNLEEIFIMREEEEIIPPRKDLTTTSPSLGNLTSIYIFSCNKLKSLFTPSIVKSLVKLWKLKIYDCSALEEIVTNEEVSSSLAKKIVFPSLSELKLVQLSNIGCFSSSSYSIEFPVLEELMIIKCPNMKIFGYGKQLTPKFNKVMMSSTRARWLGNLNSTVEQLFIEEQEKIAREQLNEEEEEEEEEKEEEEEKVNT; via the exons ATgagacagttttttttttttttttctgattgtGGTGGGGAATCACTTCTACCACAAAAGGCAAAGGATAGAAGTATTATAAGAGATGAATTTCGTGCCATTCTCTTCTCTTTCCTACCTTCTATCGATCATTATTCATCCTCGATCTCCCGACAACAAAAAACACTCAAAATATACATCATGGAAATTGTTACTTCATGTGTTAGTTCAATTTCTGAAATTATTTTCAGCCGCTTGTTCAAAGCAGCAGGCCGTCAGATTGGCTACCTGCTTAACTACAATGACAACATCGAAGCATTACGAAATCAAGCTCAGCAACTCAAGGGTACCAGAGACAGCATGCAATTGAGAATTCATGCTGCtgaaagaaacagagaaattatCTTACCTGATGTCCAAACCTGGATATCTAAAGTTGATGATGTCTCTGCAGAAGCAGAAAAGTTTTTTGAAGATGAAGGCAACGTGAACAAGATGTGCTTCAAAGGGTGGTGCATTAATGTCCGATCACGTTACCGGTTCAGCAACGTGGCAAAGCAGAAGATAACGGTGATCACTCAGCTCCAAGAAGGTGGAACATTTCAAGCTATATCTCAGCCTGCTCTTCCCCCTTCAAGCATTATCGTTCCAACTGTTGGATTTTCTGGAATTTTTGAATCCAGAGaatcaatcaagaatgaaattatggAGGCCTTGAAAGATGACAAGGTCAGCATAATTGGAATTTGTGGGATGGGGGGTGTGGGTAAAACCACTCTGGTGAAACAAGTTGGCAAACAAGCCGAGGAAGAGAAGTTGTATGATTCAGTAGTTTTTGTAGTTGTGTCTCAAACCCCAAATATCATGGAAATTCAAAAAGCAATTGCTTACAAGCTAGATCTGAAATCATTGTCGGATATTCCTGAATCAGCACGAGCAAGTTCCTTGTGGCAGAGAATTAAGCAGGAGAAACGAATTCTCATGATATTGGATGATGTTTGGGGAGAAATTGAATTGGCCGAGATTGGTATTCCTTTTGGGAAGGATCACGGAGGTTGTAAGATTGTGCTTACCTCTCGAAGTGAAAATGTGTGCGATGAAATGGATTGTGACAAAACATATATAGTCAAAACTTTATCAGAACAGGAATCGTGGGAGCTATTCAAGGAGCACGTTGGAATGGATGTTGAAAATTCTATCAGAAGCTCAATCGCAAAAGATGTAGTTGCTGAATGTAATGGCTTGCCACTTGCAATTGTGACAATAGCAAAgacattaaagaacaaaaatgagCATGTGTGGAAAGATGTAGCACGACAACTAAAAATGTCTGCTTATACAGATATCCCAGGGATGCAAAGAAATGTGATTTCATCTTTAGAGTTGAGCATCAAATATCTAGAAAGCGATGATGCAAAATCATTGTTCTTCTTTTGTAGCGTGTTTTCAGAGGATTTTGAAATCCCAATTGAAGTTTTAGTTACATATGGAGTGGCTTTGAGGTGGTTCAAAAATGTTGAGACAATGAAGGATGTTAGGCACAGAGTTCACGCTATTGTAAGTACgttgacctcttcttttctcttgatttatgGAAAACATCGGTACAATATGGAAGAGTATGTAAAATTGCATGATGTTGTACGTGATGTTGCACATATAATAGCACCTAAGTACAATCAAATATTCTTGGTCAAAGCTGGCACTGGTCTAAAAAAGTGGCCAAACAGAGATACATATGAAGATCTCACATGTATCTCATTAATGTCAAATGATATTAAAGAAGTGTCAGATATGATGGAATGCCCAAAGTTACAATCTTTACTGTTGCAGGGAAATTCTAAAATGGTTTTccctaacaatttttttcaaggCATGAAAGATCTTAGAGTTTTAGACTTGAGTAAAACACAATTATTGCCACTGCCAGAGTCACTTTCTTTGCTGGCAAATCTTAGAACATTGTATCTTAATGGTTGCGAGTTAGGCGACCTATCTATTATCGGGCAACTAAGTAAACTAGAAATTTTTAGCCTTAATGATTCTAATGTTAGGGAGATCCCAATATCtttcaatcaattaattcatTTGAGGTTATTAGATTTGAACGGTTGTGAAGAGCTTGCACGAATAGCACATGGTGTCATATCTTCTCTGTGTAAATTGGAGGAGTTGTATGTTTTAAGAAGTTTTGAGCATTGGGATTCTGAAGGAGATGAGGGGGGTTTGAGAAACAATGCAAAGCTTGCTGAGTTACAATCTTTGTCTAGATTGACTAGCTTGAAAATTATTATCCCAAACTTGAATTTCttaattgataatgatgtgccgttcaaaaacttatcaaacttTGCAATAATAATAGGTGGTGTAGGACGTTTTGAAAAGGTCAACTTCATGATTGGTTcaaaagaatattcaagaaaattgtTGATGTCAAATGATGATAAGGTTATGATTTCAGGATTGATTAATTGCCTAAAGAATTTGGTAATTGAACAAACGGAATATTTAGAAGTAGGCTGGTGTAAATCAATGGTATATGTATTTGATTGTGAAGTGCTTAAGGTGACATATGGAAAAACAAAGTTGCTTTCGTCATTAAAGGAACTACATTTGAAATATCTGCCAAACATGACACATATATGGAAAGGTGAAACTCAATACATAAACCTTTGCAACTTgaagagaataaaattatggatGTGCCCAAAGTTAGTTAAGATATTTTCACAAGATTTGTTGCAGAGTCTCATTTGTTTGGAAGAAATGGAGATATGTAGTTGTGACAATTTAGAGGAGATTTTCATAatgagagaagaagaggaaataaTACCACCAAGGAAAGATCTCACCACAACCTCCCCAAGTTTGGGAAACTTaacttctatatatatttttagttgcaataaattaaaaagcctCTTCACCCCCTCCATAGTCAAAAGCCTTGTGAAGCTCTGGaaacttaaaatatatgattgcTCAGCATTGGAAGAAATAGTCACAAATGAGGAAGTATCATCATCATTAGCAAAGAAGATTGTCTTTCCTAGTTTGTCCGAATTGAAGCTTGTACAGCTAAGTAACATTGGTTGTTTTAGCTCAAGCTCATATTCTATTGAATTTCCTGTTTTGGAGGAACTTATGATAATAAAATGTCCAAATATGAAGATTTTTGGTTATGGAAAACAACTGACACCAAAGTTCAACAAAGTTATGATGAGTTCTACCAGAGCACGATGGTTGGGTAACCTAAACTCCACAGTTGAGCAATTATTCATAGAAGAACAA GAGAAAATCGCAAGGGAACAACtaaatg
- the LOC123209286 gene encoding probable disease resistance protein At1g61190 isoform X5, with translation MRQFFFFFSDCGGESLLPQKAKDRSIIRDEFRAILFSFLPSIDHYSSSISRQQKTLKIYIMEIVTSCVSSISEIIFSRLFKAAGRQIGYLLNYNDNIEALRNQAQQLKGTRDSMQLRIHAAERNREIILPDVQTWISKVDDVSAEAEKFFEDEGNVNKMCFKGWCINVRSRYRFSNVAKQKITVITQLQEGGTFQAISQPALPPSSIIVPTVGFSGIFESRESIKNEIMEALKDDKVSIIGICGMGGVGKTTLVKQVGKQAEEEKLYDSVVFVVVSQTPNIMEIQKAIAYKLDLKSLSDIPESARASSLWQRIKQEKRILMILDDVWGEIELAEIGIPFGKDHGGCKIVLTSRSENVCDEMDCDKTYIVKTLSEQESWELFKEHVGMDVENSIRSSIAKDVVAECNGLPLAIVTIAKTLKNKNEHVWKDVARQLKMSAYTDIPGMQRNVISSLELSIKYLESDDAKSLFFFCSVFSEDFEIPIEVLVTYGVALRWFKNVETMKDVRHRVHAIEKIAREQLNEEEEEEEEEKEEEEEKVNT, from the exons ATgagacagttttttttttttttttctgattgtGGTGGGGAATCACTTCTACCACAAAAGGCAAAGGATAGAAGTATTATAAGAGATGAATTTCGTGCCATTCTCTTCTCTTTCCTACCTTCTATCGATCATTATTCATCCTCGATCTCCCGACAACAAAAAACACTCAAAATATACATCATGGAAATTGTTACTTCATGTGTTAGTTCAATTTCTGAAATTATTTTCAGCCGCTTGTTCAAAGCAGCAGGCCGTCAGATTGGCTACCTGCTTAACTACAATGACAACATCGAAGCATTACGAAATCAAGCTCAGCAACTCAAGGGTACCAGAGACAGCATGCAATTGAGAATTCATGCTGCtgaaagaaacagagaaattatCTTACCTGATGTCCAAACCTGGATATCTAAAGTTGATGATGTCTCTGCAGAAGCAGAAAAGTTTTTTGAAGATGAAGGCAACGTGAACAAGATGTGCTTCAAAGGGTGGTGCATTAATGTCCGATCACGTTACCGGTTCAGCAACGTGGCAAAGCAGAAGATAACGGTGATCACTCAGCTCCAAGAAGGTGGAACATTTCAAGCTATATCTCAGCCTGCTCTTCCCCCTTCAAGCATTATCGTTCCAACTGTTGGATTTTCTGGAATTTTTGAATCCAGAGaatcaatcaagaatgaaattatggAGGCCTTGAAAGATGACAAGGTCAGCATAATTGGAATTTGTGGGATGGGGGGTGTGGGTAAAACCACTCTGGTGAAACAAGTTGGCAAACAAGCCGAGGAAGAGAAGTTGTATGATTCAGTAGTTTTTGTAGTTGTGTCTCAAACCCCAAATATCATGGAAATTCAAAAAGCAATTGCTTACAAGCTAGATCTGAAATCATTGTCGGATATTCCTGAATCAGCACGAGCAAGTTCCTTGTGGCAGAGAATTAAGCAGGAGAAACGAATTCTCATGATATTGGATGATGTTTGGGGAGAAATTGAATTGGCCGAGATTGGTATTCCTTTTGGGAAGGATCACGGAGGTTGTAAGATTGTGCTTACCTCTCGAAGTGAAAATGTGTGCGATGAAATGGATTGTGACAAAACATATATAGTCAAAACTTTATCAGAACAGGAATCGTGGGAGCTATTCAAGGAGCACGTTGGAATGGATGTTGAAAATTCTATCAGAAGCTCAATCGCAAAAGATGTAGTTGCTGAATGTAATGGCTTGCCACTTGCAATTGTGACAATAGCAAAgacattaaagaacaaaaatgagCATGTGTGGAAAGATGTAGCACGACAACTAAAAATGTCTGCTTATACAGATATCCCAGGGATGCAAAGAAATGTGATTTCATCTTTAGAGTTGAGCATCAAATATCTAGAAAGCGATGATGCAAAATCATTGTTCTTCTTTTGTAGCGTGTTTTCAGAGGATTTTGAAATCCCAATTGAAGTTTTAGTTACATATGGAGTGGCTTTGAGGTGGTTCAAAAATGTTGAGACAATGAAGGATGTTAGGCACAGAGTTCACGCTATT GAGAAAATCGCAAGGGAACAACtaaatg
- the LOC123209286 gene encoding probable disease resistance protein At1g61190 isoform X6, translating into MRQFFFFFSDCGGESLLPQKAKDRSIIRDEFRAILFSFLPSIDHYSSSISRQQKTLKIYIMEIVTSCVSSISEIIFSRLFKAAGRQIGYLLNYNDNIEALRNQAQQLKGTRDSMQLRIHAAERNREIILPDVQTWISKVDDVSAEAEKFFEDEGNVNKMCFKGWCINVRSRYRFSNVAKQKITVITQLQEGGTFQAISQPALPPSSIIVPTVGFSGIFESRESIKNEIMEALKDDKVSIIGICGMGGVGKTTLVKQVGKQAEEEKLYDSVVFVVVSQTPNIMEIQKAIAYKLDLKSLSDIPESARASSLWQRIKQEKRILMILDDVWGEIELAEIGIPFGKDHGGCKIVLTSRSENVCDEMDCDKTYIVKTLSEQESWELFKEHVGMDVENSIRSSIAKDVVAECNGLPLAIVTIAKTLKNKNEHVWKDVARQLKMSAYTDIPGMQRNVISSLELSIKYLESDDAKSLFFFCSVFSEDFEIPIEVLVTYGVALRWFKNVETMKDVRHRVHAIEKIAREQLNEEEEEEEKEEEEEKVNT; encoded by the exons ATgagacagttttttttttttttttctgattgtGGTGGGGAATCACTTCTACCACAAAAGGCAAAGGATAGAAGTATTATAAGAGATGAATTTCGTGCCATTCTCTTCTCTTTCCTACCTTCTATCGATCATTATTCATCCTCGATCTCCCGACAACAAAAAACACTCAAAATATACATCATGGAAATTGTTACTTCATGTGTTAGTTCAATTTCTGAAATTATTTTCAGCCGCTTGTTCAAAGCAGCAGGCCGTCAGATTGGCTACCTGCTTAACTACAATGACAACATCGAAGCATTACGAAATCAAGCTCAGCAACTCAAGGGTACCAGAGACAGCATGCAATTGAGAATTCATGCTGCtgaaagaaacagagaaattatCTTACCTGATGTCCAAACCTGGATATCTAAAGTTGATGATGTCTCTGCAGAAGCAGAAAAGTTTTTTGAAGATGAAGGCAACGTGAACAAGATGTGCTTCAAAGGGTGGTGCATTAATGTCCGATCACGTTACCGGTTCAGCAACGTGGCAAAGCAGAAGATAACGGTGATCACTCAGCTCCAAGAAGGTGGAACATTTCAAGCTATATCTCAGCCTGCTCTTCCCCCTTCAAGCATTATCGTTCCAACTGTTGGATTTTCTGGAATTTTTGAATCCAGAGaatcaatcaagaatgaaattatggAGGCCTTGAAAGATGACAAGGTCAGCATAATTGGAATTTGTGGGATGGGGGGTGTGGGTAAAACCACTCTGGTGAAACAAGTTGGCAAACAAGCCGAGGAAGAGAAGTTGTATGATTCAGTAGTTTTTGTAGTTGTGTCTCAAACCCCAAATATCATGGAAATTCAAAAAGCAATTGCTTACAAGCTAGATCTGAAATCATTGTCGGATATTCCTGAATCAGCACGAGCAAGTTCCTTGTGGCAGAGAATTAAGCAGGAGAAACGAATTCTCATGATATTGGATGATGTTTGGGGAGAAATTGAATTGGCCGAGATTGGTATTCCTTTTGGGAAGGATCACGGAGGTTGTAAGATTGTGCTTACCTCTCGAAGTGAAAATGTGTGCGATGAAATGGATTGTGACAAAACATATATAGTCAAAACTTTATCAGAACAGGAATCGTGGGAGCTATTCAAGGAGCACGTTGGAATGGATGTTGAAAATTCTATCAGAAGCTCAATCGCAAAAGATGTAGTTGCTGAATGTAATGGCTTGCCACTTGCAATTGTGACAATAGCAAAgacattaaagaacaaaaatgagCATGTGTGGAAAGATGTAGCACGACAACTAAAAATGTCTGCTTATACAGATATCCCAGGGATGCAAAGAAATGTGATTTCATCTTTAGAGTTGAGCATCAAATATCTAGAAAGCGATGATGCAAAATCATTGTTCTTCTTTTGTAGCGTGTTTTCAGAGGATTTTGAAATCCCAATTGAAGTTTTAGTTACATATGGAGTGGCTTTGAGGTGGTTCAAAAATGTTGAGACAATGAAGGATGTTAGGCACAGAGTTCACGCTATT GAGAAAATCGCAAGGGAACAACtaaatg
- the LOC123209286 gene encoding disease resistance protein UNI-like isoform X4 gives MRQFFFFFSDCGGESLLPQKAKDRSIIRDEFRAILFSFLPSIDHYSSSISRQQKTLKIYIMEIVTSCVSSISEIIFSRLFKAAGRQIGYLLNYNDNIEALRNQAQQLKGTRDSMQLRIHAAERNREIILPDVQTWISKVDDVSAEAEKFFEDEGNVNKMCFKGWCINVRSRYRFSNVAKQKITVITQLQEGGTFQAISQPALPPSSIIVPTVGFSGIFESRESIKNEIMEALKDDKVSIIGICGMGGVGKTTLVKQVGKQAEEEKLYDSVVFVVVSQTPNIMEIQKAIAYKLDLKSLSDIPESARASSLWQRIKQEKRILMILDDVWGEIELAEIGIPFGKDHGGCKIVLTSRSENVCDEMDCDKTYIVKTLSEQESWELFKEHVGMDVENSIRSSIAKDVVAECNGLPLAIVTIAKTLKNKNEHVWKDVARQLKMSAYTDIPGMQRNVISSLELSIKYLESDDAKSLFFFCSVFSEDFEIPIEVLVTYGVALRWFKNVETMKDVRHRVHAIVSTLTSSFLLIYGKHRYNMEEYVKLHDVVRDVAHIIAPKYNQIFLVKAGTGLKKWPNRDTYEDLTCISLMSNDIKEVSDMMECPKLQSLLLQGNSKMVFPNNFFQGMKDLRVLDLSKTQLLPLPESLSLLANLRTLYLNGCELGDLSIIGQLSKLEIFSLNDSNVREIPISFNQLIHLRLLDLNGCEELARIAHGVISSLCKLEELYVLRSFEHWDSEGDEGGLRNNAKLAELQSLSRLTSLKIIIPNLNFLIDNDVPFKNLSNFAIIIGGVGRFEKVNFMIGSKEYSRKLLMSNDDKVMISGLINCLKNLVIEQTEYLEVGWCKSMVYVFDCEVLKVTYGKTKLLSSLKELHLKYLPNMTHIWKGETQYINLCNLKRIKLWMCPKLVKIFSQDLLQSLICLEEMEICSCDNLEEIFIMREEEEIIPPRKDLTTTSPSLGNLTSIYIFSCNKLKSLFTPSIVKSLVKLWKLKIYDCSALEEIVTNEEVSSSLAKKIVFPSLSELKLVQLSNIGCFSSSSYSIEFPVLEELMIIKCPNMKIFGYGKQLTPKFNKVMMSSTRARWLGNLNSTVEQLFIEEQEKIAREQLNEEEEKEEEEEKVNT, from the exons ATgagacagttttttttttttttttctgattgtGGTGGGGAATCACTTCTACCACAAAAGGCAAAGGATAGAAGTATTATAAGAGATGAATTTCGTGCCATTCTCTTCTCTTTCCTACCTTCTATCGATCATTATTCATCCTCGATCTCCCGACAACAAAAAACACTCAAAATATACATCATGGAAATTGTTACTTCATGTGTTAGTTCAATTTCTGAAATTATTTTCAGCCGCTTGTTCAAAGCAGCAGGCCGTCAGATTGGCTACCTGCTTAACTACAATGACAACATCGAAGCATTACGAAATCAAGCTCAGCAACTCAAGGGTACCAGAGACAGCATGCAATTGAGAATTCATGCTGCtgaaagaaacagagaaattatCTTACCTGATGTCCAAACCTGGATATCTAAAGTTGATGATGTCTCTGCAGAAGCAGAAAAGTTTTTTGAAGATGAAGGCAACGTGAACAAGATGTGCTTCAAAGGGTGGTGCATTAATGTCCGATCACGTTACCGGTTCAGCAACGTGGCAAAGCAGAAGATAACGGTGATCACTCAGCTCCAAGAAGGTGGAACATTTCAAGCTATATCTCAGCCTGCTCTTCCCCCTTCAAGCATTATCGTTCCAACTGTTGGATTTTCTGGAATTTTTGAATCCAGAGaatcaatcaagaatgaaattatggAGGCCTTGAAAGATGACAAGGTCAGCATAATTGGAATTTGTGGGATGGGGGGTGTGGGTAAAACCACTCTGGTGAAACAAGTTGGCAAACAAGCCGAGGAAGAGAAGTTGTATGATTCAGTAGTTTTTGTAGTTGTGTCTCAAACCCCAAATATCATGGAAATTCAAAAAGCAATTGCTTACAAGCTAGATCTGAAATCATTGTCGGATATTCCTGAATCAGCACGAGCAAGTTCCTTGTGGCAGAGAATTAAGCAGGAGAAACGAATTCTCATGATATTGGATGATGTTTGGGGAGAAATTGAATTGGCCGAGATTGGTATTCCTTTTGGGAAGGATCACGGAGGTTGTAAGATTGTGCTTACCTCTCGAAGTGAAAATGTGTGCGATGAAATGGATTGTGACAAAACATATATAGTCAAAACTTTATCAGAACAGGAATCGTGGGAGCTATTCAAGGAGCACGTTGGAATGGATGTTGAAAATTCTATCAGAAGCTCAATCGCAAAAGATGTAGTTGCTGAATGTAATGGCTTGCCACTTGCAATTGTGACAATAGCAAAgacattaaagaacaaaaatgagCATGTGTGGAAAGATGTAGCACGACAACTAAAAATGTCTGCTTATACAGATATCCCAGGGATGCAAAGAAATGTGATTTCATCTTTAGAGTTGAGCATCAAATATCTAGAAAGCGATGATGCAAAATCATTGTTCTTCTTTTGTAGCGTGTTTTCAGAGGATTTTGAAATCCCAATTGAAGTTTTAGTTACATATGGAGTGGCTTTGAGGTGGTTCAAAAATGTTGAGACAATGAAGGATGTTAGGCACAGAGTTCACGCTATTGTAAGTACgttgacctcttcttttctcttgatttatgGAAAACATCGGTACAATATGGAAGAGTATGTAAAATTGCATGATGTTGTACGTGATGTTGCACATATAATAGCACCTAAGTACAATCAAATATTCTTGGTCAAAGCTGGCACTGGTCTAAAAAAGTGGCCAAACAGAGATACATATGAAGATCTCACATGTATCTCATTAATGTCAAATGATATTAAAGAAGTGTCAGATATGATGGAATGCCCAAAGTTACAATCTTTACTGTTGCAGGGAAATTCTAAAATGGTTTTccctaacaatttttttcaaggCATGAAAGATCTTAGAGTTTTAGACTTGAGTAAAACACAATTATTGCCACTGCCAGAGTCACTTTCTTTGCTGGCAAATCTTAGAACATTGTATCTTAATGGTTGCGAGTTAGGCGACCTATCTATTATCGGGCAACTAAGTAAACTAGAAATTTTTAGCCTTAATGATTCTAATGTTAGGGAGATCCCAATATCtttcaatcaattaattcatTTGAGGTTATTAGATTTGAACGGTTGTGAAGAGCTTGCACGAATAGCACATGGTGTCATATCTTCTCTGTGTAAATTGGAGGAGTTGTATGTTTTAAGAAGTTTTGAGCATTGGGATTCTGAAGGAGATGAGGGGGGTTTGAGAAACAATGCAAAGCTTGCTGAGTTACAATCTTTGTCTAGATTGACTAGCTTGAAAATTATTATCCCAAACTTGAATTTCttaattgataatgatgtgccgttcaaaaacttatcaaacttTGCAATAATAATAGGTGGTGTAGGACGTTTTGAAAAGGTCAACTTCATGATTGGTTcaaaagaatattcaagaaaattgtTGATGTCAAATGATGATAAGGTTATGATTTCAGGATTGATTAATTGCCTAAAGAATTTGGTAATTGAACAAACGGAATATTTAGAAGTAGGCTGGTGTAAATCAATGGTATATGTATTTGATTGTGAAGTGCTTAAGGTGACATATGGAAAAACAAAGTTGCTTTCGTCATTAAAGGAACTACATTTGAAATATCTGCCAAACATGACACATATATGGAAAGGTGAAACTCAATACATAAACCTTTGCAACTTgaagagaataaaattatggatGTGCCCAAAGTTAGTTAAGATATTTTCACAAGATTTGTTGCAGAGTCTCATTTGTTTGGAAGAAATGGAGATATGTAGTTGTGACAATTTAGAGGAGATTTTCATAatgagagaagaagaggaaataaTACCACCAAGGAAAGATCTCACCACAACCTCCCCAAGTTTGGGAAACTTaacttctatatatatttttagttgcaataaattaaaaagcctCTTCACCCCCTCCATAGTCAAAAGCCTTGTGAAGCTCTGGaaacttaaaatatatgattgcTCAGCATTGGAAGAAATAGTCACAAATGAGGAAGTATCATCATCATTAGCAAAGAAGATTGTCTTTCCTAGTTTGTCCGAATTGAAGCTTGTACAGCTAAGTAACATTGGTTGTTTTAGCTCAAGCTCATATTCTATTGAATTTCCTGTTTTGGAGGAACTTATGATAATAAAATGTCCAAATATGAAGATTTTTGGTTATGGAAAACAACTGACACCAAAGTTCAACAAAGTTATGATGAGTTCTACCAGAGCACGATGGTTGGGTAACCTAAACTCCACAGTTGAGCAATTATTCATAGAAGAACAA GAGAAAATCGCAAGGGAACAACtaaatg